One Lachnospiraceae bacterium C1.1 genomic region harbors:
- a CDS encoding MiaB/RimO family radical SAM methylthiotransferase, whose amino-acid sequence MKTAALHNLGCKVNAYEMDIMQKALSEDGYKIVPFDEKADIYVINTCSVTNIADRKSRQMLHKARQKNPNAIVIAAGCYVNTRQKEDVLNEGVDIVIGNKEKAEIAKITDKYISDHPDINNYDSIEDFSENDSSPIKKRHSEIEGNHTRAFIKIQDGCEMYCSYCIIPYAREEIRSRNEQEALDEIESLSHEGYSEFVITGIHLSSYGIDRLPSPSSAERHMNFAEFISEYHSGRLKAPLIDFLKKTAEIEGVKRIRLGSLEPRIVTEDFARELSAIPKICPHFHLSLQSGSDTVLKRMNRHYSLAEYSQGVDILRKYFDHPAITTDIIVGFPAETDEEFDETVRFVEDINFYETHIFKYSRRHGTPADRMSSQLTDAEKHKRSLVLQDLNSKHKSEFMDNAIGREVEVLFEEDSSGYSKEYIRVCSPDKVYAPGTIVKGVISGRYDDEQMLFLETL is encoded by the coding sequence TTGAAAACTGCAGCATTACACAATCTTGGATGTAAAGTAAACGCTTATGAAATGGACATTATGCAAAAAGCCCTCTCTGAGGATGGCTATAAAATAGTCCCTTTCGATGAAAAAGCCGATATCTATGTTATAAATACCTGTTCTGTCACAAATATTGCAGACAGAAAATCCAGACAGATGTTACACAAAGCCAGACAGAAAAATCCGAACGCAATTGTTATAGCAGCCGGCTGCTATGTTAATACAAGACAAAAGGAAGACGTTCTGAACGAAGGCGTTGATATCGTTATTGGCAATAAAGAGAAGGCTGAAATTGCAAAAATAACAGATAAATATATATCTGATCATCCGGATATCAACAATTATGATTCCATTGAAGACTTTTCAGAAAATGATTCTTCTCCGATCAAAAAAAGACATTCTGAAATTGAAGGAAACCACACAAGAGCCTTCATAAAGATTCAGGATGGATGTGAAATGTACTGCTCCTACTGTATCATCCCCTATGCCCGCGAAGAAATCCGCAGCAGAAATGAACAAGAAGCCCTGGATGAAATAGAATCACTATCACATGAGGGCTATAGTGAATTTGTAATTACCGGAATTCATCTTTCTTCATACGGAATCGATCGTCTTCCATCCCCCTCATCCGCTGAAAGACATATGAATTTTGCAGAATTCATCAGTGAATATCACTCCGGAAGGCTTAAGGCACCACTTATTGATTTCTTAAAGAAAACTGCAGAAATAGAAGGTGTTAAAAGAATACGCTTAGGCTCACTTGAACCCCGCATTGTGACGGAGGATTTTGCCAGAGAGCTCTCTGCTATTCCAAAGATCTGTCCTCATTTCCATCTTTCACTTCAGAGCGGTTCTGACACTGTACTGAAGCGAATGAACAGGCACTACAGCTTAGCGGAATATTCTCAGGGAGTAGATATTTTAAGAAAATACTTTGATCATCCAGCCATCACAACGGATATTATCGTTGGTTTCCCGGCTGAGACAGATGAAGAATTTGATGAGACCGTCAGATTCGTTGAAGATATCAATTTCTACGAAACTCATATCTTCAAATACTCAAGAAGACACGGTACTCCTGCCGACAGAATGTCCAGCCAGCTTACAGATGCCGAAAAGCACAAAAGAAGTCTCGTACTGCAGGATCTTAATTCAAAACATAAGTCTGAATTTATGGATAATGCCATAGGCCGTGAAGTCGAGGTTCTCTTCGAAGAAGACTCCTCAGGCTACAGCAAGGAGTACATACGAGTTTGCAGTCCTGACAAGGTCTATGCCCCCGGCACCATCGTAAAGGGTGTCATCTCCGGCAGATACGACGATGAACAGATGCTCTTTCTCGAAACCCTATAA
- a CDS encoding DUF6311 domain-containing protein, translating into MKPNKRAVFLFSFLLGIILFTAIYGIRVIDPQYDLWIFDIKDPDIKQHYIGWCHFRNSDWSFPLGLMNSLSWPFSISVLYTDSIPLFAVIFKLFRNILPETFQYLGFFGMISMGLTGGFAGLILHKLLREPYHAIIGSAFFSVIPHLLQRMFFHTTLTAQWLILLPLLIWFSDSWRWKLRKRLAAWTISSFLAITIHPYLWMMVFIIWFFSELETFYRNKELPSSIIIGLSYTVIGIFGLFIEGGFYGNVSTVYYAGGFESNLNSLFNPMGIGLVLPDLDLVGEFQYEGFGYLGLGIIIMFIISLGALLVHLIRDKRKSSLGKLINSHPRRFLLFLMALVFALFSVYPTVSFGTDIIFTFPRIKLIDKFFGIFRSTGRFIWPLTFLIALTAFVFLRRYTNRIISLIVLSVCLLVQFYDLSGTFAQTREDIVREHKKHSCDLDSPELLAVLDNYEHLVMFYDNNIDLNKYAFFAYEHGLTINRFYFSRNIDSLVDEKLAEYTKELEDGEPEEDCIYIFDPAYPDFYMPYDLHIYDLAGTIIGVKDTIPGLEEIN; encoded by the coding sequence ACATAAAAGATCCGGATATCAAGCAGCACTATATCGGCTGGTGTCATTTCAGAAACAGTGACTGGAGTTTTCCTTTAGGGCTTATGAATTCACTGTCATGGCCCTTTTCTATTTCTGTACTTTATACAGACTCCATCCCTCTTTTTGCTGTGATATTCAAGCTTTTCAGAAATATTCTTCCGGAAACCTTCCAATATCTTGGATTTTTTGGAATGATCTCAATGGGTCTTACCGGTGGATTTGCAGGTCTTATTCTGCATAAACTTCTAAGAGAGCCTTACCATGCTATTATTGGTTCGGCTTTTTTCAGTGTTATTCCACATCTGCTGCAGAGAATGTTTTTTCATACCACTCTTACGGCACAATGGCTCATACTTTTGCCGCTGCTCATATGGTTTTCTGACAGTTGGCGATGGAAATTGAGGAAAAGACTTGCAGCATGGACGATAAGCTCTTTTCTGGCAATTACCATTCATCCCTATCTCTGGATGATGGTCTTTATAATCTGGTTCTTTTCGGAGCTGGAGACATTTTACAGGAATAAGGAGCTGCCCTCTTCAATTATAATCGGTCTTTCGTATACGGTCATAGGGATCTTCGGTCTATTTATCGAGGGAGGTTTCTATGGAAATGTTTCCACCGTATATTATGCCGGCGGATTTGAAAGCAATTTAAATTCACTTTTTAATCCGATGGGTATTGGCCTCGTACTTCCGGATCTTGATCTGGTCGGAGAATTCCAATATGAAGGCTTTGGATATTTAGGCCTTGGTATTATCATAATGTTCATTATAAGCCTGGGAGCGCTGCTAGTACATCTGATCAGAGATAAAAGAAAGAGTTCTCTGGGAAAGCTTATAAATTCTCATCCGAGACGTTTTCTGCTATTTCTTATGGCTTTGGTCTTTGCCCTGTTTTCGGTATATCCGACAGTTTCCTTTGGAACTGATATTATTTTTACATTTCCAAGGATCAAGCTGATCGATAAATTTTTCGGTATTTTCCGATCCACAGGACGTTTTATCTGGCCTTTGACATTTTTAATCGCCTTAACGGCATTTGTATTTTTAAGGAGATATACTAACAGAATTATAAGTCTTATTGTCCTTAGCGTCTGCCTTTTAGTTCAGTTTTACGATCTTTCCGGCACTTTTGCCCAGACCCGGGAGGATATTGTCAGAGAACACAAAAAACACAGTTGTGATCTGGATTCTCCGGAACTTTTGGCAGTGCTTGATAATTATGAGCATTTGGTGATGTTTTATGACAATAATATAGACCTGAATAAATATGCTTTTTTTGCATATGAGCACGGACTGACCATTAACCGTTTTTATTTTTCAAGAAATATAGACTCTTTAGTTGATGAAAAGCTCGCCGAGTACACAAAAGAGCTTGAAGACGGGGAACCCGAAGAAGATTGCATTTACATTTTCGATCCGGCCTATCCTGATTTCTATATGCCCTATGACCTGCATATCTATGATCTGGCGGGCACTATAATAGGTGTTAAGGATACGATTCCCGGTTTAGAGGAAATAAACTAA
- the dnaJ gene encoding molecular chaperone DnaJ, which translates to MAEQKRDYYEVLGVDKNADDATIKRAYRSLAKKYHPDVNPGDKTAEAKFKEASEAYAVLSDADKRRQYDQFGHAAFDGGAGGGGGFGGFGDFSSADFSDMFGDIFGDFFGGGRSSRNSNGPAKGANIRVQVRTTFEEAVFGTEKEIELTLKDECPKCHGTGAKPGTNPVTCPKCGGKGQVVYTQQSLFGTVRNVQTCPDCGGSGKIVKEKCPDCYGTGYISSKKRLKVTIPAGIDNGQMVRLRDKGEPGRNGGPRGDLLVEVVVSRHPIFQRQGYNIFSSAPISFAQAALGGDVLIDTVDGRVAYTVKPGTQTDTKIRLKGKGVPSIQNKDVRGDQYVTLVVQVPTGLTSSSKELLRQFDELTGDSLHDVERRSGTEKEPKKKKGFFG; encoded by the coding sequence ATGGCAGAACAGAAACGTGACTACTACGAGGTTCTGGGTGTCGATAAAAATGCCGATGATGCTACCATAAAGCGGGCATATCGATCGCTTGCGAAGAAATATCACCCTGACGTAAATCCGGGAGATAAGACAGCAGAGGCAAAGTTTAAAGAGGCTTCAGAAGCGTATGCTGTTCTTTCTGATGCTGATAAAAGACGCCAGTATGATCAGTTTGGTCATGCAGCATTTGACGGAGGCGCTGGCGGTGGCGGCGGATTCGGTGGATTCGGCGACTTCAGCAGTGCTGATTTCTCGGATATGTTTGGCGATATTTTCGGCGATTTCTTTGGAGGCGGAAGAAGCTCAAGGAATAGCAATGGACCTGCCAAGGGTGCAAATATTCGTGTACAGGTTCGTACAACCTTTGAAGAGGCTGTATTCGGCACAGAGAAGGAAATAGAGCTTACGCTTAAGGATGAATGTCCTAAGTGCCACGGCACAGGTGCAAAGCCTGGAACAAATCCTGTAACATGTCCTAAGTGCGGAGGCAAGGGTCAGGTTGTATATACTCAGCAATCTCTTTTCGGTACGGTCAGAAATGTTCAGACCTGTCCGGATTGCGGAGGCAGCGGAAAGATCGTTAAGGAAAAATGCCCGGATTGTTATGGTACAGGCTATATCTCATCTAAAAAGAGGCTTAAGGTTACAATACCTGCCGGTATAGACAACGGTCAGATGGTAAGGCTTCGTGATAAGGGTGAGCCCGGAAGAAATGGTGGCCCTAGAGGAGATCTTCTTGTAGAAGTTGTTGTATCAAGACATCCTATTTTCCAGCGTCAGGGATACAACATTTTCTCCAGTGCTCCTATATCATTTGCACAGGCAGCTCTTGGCGGAGATGTGCTTATAGACACTGTTGATGGACGTGTAGCATATACAGTTAAGCCCGGAACACAGACTGACACAAAGATCAGATTGAAGGGCAAGGGTGTACCGTCAATTCAGAATAAGGATGTAAGAGGAGACCAGTACGTCACTTTGGTAGTTCAGGTACCCACAGGCCTCACATCAAGCTCTAAGGAGCTCTTAAGGCAGTTTGATGAGCTCACAGGCGATTCTCTTCATGATGTAGAGCGTCGCTCAGGCACAGAAAAAGAACCTAAGAAGAAAAAGGGATTTTTCGGCTGA
- a CDS encoding HPr family phosphocarrier protein: MKTVKISLNSIDKVKSFVNDITKFDYDFDLVSGRYVIDAKSIMGIFSLDLSKPIDLNIHAEENVEEVLKILNPYMV, translated from the coding sequence ATGAAGACAGTAAAAATTTCACTGAATTCTATAGACAAGGTAAAGTCATTCGTTAACGACATCACAAAATTTGATTACGATTTTGATCTTGTGTCGGGAAGATACGTTATCGATGCTAAGTCAATAATGGGTATCTTCAGCCTTGATCTTTCAAAGCCAATCGATCTTAACATTCACGCTGAGGAAAATGTTGAGGAAGTATTGAAGATCTTAAATCCGTATATGGTATAA